ATCTGAATTTGGAGCATACTTTATATCGCCACACTTCTCTGGCCAGCTGGTTCCATTAATGGCAGAAAAAGGTTTCAATGCCCAGAATAAAGATGTGGTGGGTTTAATGGTTAAGATTGCAGATGAGGCCAATGGTTCCCTAAACGAGGATGGTTCCATTACCAAACCTTTGACCAGTTCTGATCAGAAACTCCTAACTGAAGGATATGATAAAGCTGTGGAAATACTCACTGAGATAGGTGTGGATCCATCTTCAATTGTGGCCACACCCATTAGAGGAGCACATCCAGGTGGTACTGCAGCTATGGGTAAGGTAGTGGACCGATCCCTGGAAACTGAGATAAAGGGTCTTTTTATTGCTGATGCCAGTGTTATAGCCCAGGCACCAGGCGACCCCCAATATTAACCATTACTTCCCTGGCTAAAAGACTGGCTAAAAACATGATCCATGAAGTGCTTCAATTAAAAAATTAACCATTGAATTAAAAAATGATGGTTCCATTAAATTGTAGATCTTAACATAAATGGAAGTAATAATGGATAATCCCTTAAAATACCCCGTAATGATAATTATAAGCATATATAATAGTAATTAGATTATGTGGACTGTAATATGAGAATTAGAGTAATAATTTGTAATTATTAAAAATTATGGATTAGATTTATAAGGCTTAAAAGGCCCATCACTTAAGAAGAGGTTAACAATTCACAAAAAGAGGTAAATTTGTAATGAGAACTCTTAAGCTTAATGAAGATTCATCTAAACTTGCCAATGAGGTAATTGGAGATTTAAAAGCATCACCCTCTCTTGAACTGTTTAAATGCATTCAGTGCGGAATGTGCACTTCACTATGTCCTGGAGCGCGTTACAGTGATTACAACCCCCGGGAAATGGTTAAAAGGGTGCTGGATGGGGATGAAAGTGTTGTATTTGATGATAATATATGGAACTGTTTCTACTGTTACACCTGTAACAGTGTTTGCCCCGCCAACAACAGTGCCAGTGTGGTGAACCAAATATTAAGGCAAATGGCAATTAATAAAGGTGAACAAACAGAGAGACTTGCTGCATTTTTAACATATGGCGATAGTTTCCTAGAGATTGGAATAGGTTCTATTCCTGCAGCATTTTTTGATGTGCTAGTCAAAGACTTTGGACCGGAATGGCTTGATCTTAAAATGAACCTGGATAGCGTGCGAAAGGACTTGGGGCTGGGAACAGTTACACTACCTGAAGAATCCATTAAAGAAATAGATGAAATTCTCAATGTAACAGGATTCACAAAGAAAATGGGGAAAATAAGGGGATCCAAATGAAGAAAATTCCTGATAAAAATATTCTATTATTCAAAACCTGTTTGGTGAGTGTGGAGTATCCGGGTGTGGAAACATCAACTACATTCCTGTTTGATAAACTGGGAGTGGGATACCATCGAGATGAACGCCAATCCTGCTGTACTGGCCTGGGACATTATTACGATCTTTTTGACCAGCTTTCAACCACCGCTCTGGCTGCCAGGAACTTCTGGGTTGCAAAGGATTCTGGTAACCCCAACATAGCAGTGATGTGCGCAACCTGTTACGCTATCTTAAAAAAATCTGCTGAAATCCTGAATGAGGATGATGAAGCACGGGAAAAGATCAACGAACTATTAGAAGAAGCAGACCTGGGTAAAATGGTCTACCACAAGGGGGACATAGACCCCCATAAAAATATTTTCCATGCTGCCGAGGTTCTATACAATAAAAGAGATAGGTTCAAAGATCACACTCAGCAACTAGATTTCTCACAATTCAATATAGCCACCCATCACGCCTGCCATTACTGTAAAGTGCATTATGAAGACACCATATGCGGGGTTAGACACCCAGTACTCCTTGATGAGTTAACTGCTTCCTGTGGTGTGGATACTATGGAATGGTATGACCAGAAACGCCTTACATGTGGTGCTGGTTTCCGCCAGCGATTCACCAACAATGAACTTTCACTCAGTGTAACTGCTGAAAAACTCATGAGTCTTAAGGAAAATGAAACGGATATAATGCTGCACATGTGCCCCAACTGCCAGATGCAGTTTGACCGTTACCAGCCAGTTATTGAAAAGAAACTGGGTGAAAAATTCAATATATTCCACCTGAACATATCCCAATTTTTAGCTCTTAACATGGGCGCTGACCCATATAAAGTGGTGGGAATTCAGACCCACACCATCCCTGTGGAACCACTCCTAAAAAAACTGGGTATTGAACCAGTTAAAAAACCAATGGCAAGAGAAAAAATAAAGGCAGATCATTGAGTTATATGAGTAATCTGCCTTTTTTATTGTTCCATGTGAAACTTAATTGTCCTATGAATAATATTTACCTAGAACAATTAAACCAGATTAATGTAATCAACCGGGAATCATGTGATCATTAATTATTATTCATAAATTTATCCTCAATATGACTAATTAGGAACCCTTAAGGAGATTGGTTGATTTGAATGAAAATGATTTTGCTTTAAACCCTGCCAAGGAAAATCTTCGGGTGGGTGTTTTCCTGTGCCGCTGTGGGGGTAACATCTCAGATAATGTGGACATGGAAAAACTTCGCTCATCTTTAGATGCCACAGTGGTGGAAGAATTCGAAAACTTATGCTCTATAAATGGCCGTAAACTCATCAGAGATTCAATTATAGACAAACACCTCGACCGGGTGGTTGTGGCGGCATGTTCCCCTATTACCCATGAGAAAACTTTCCAGAAATATGTAAAACCCTTAAATCCCTACCTGATGCAGATGGCCAACATCCGTGAGCAGTGCTCCTGGGTACATTCTGACAAAGGAAAAGCCACTGCCAAGGCCATTTCCCTAACAGTGGCTGCCATTGAAAAAGCTAGATATTCAGAACCCATTGACCCGTTACTGCGACGTACCAAAAAAAGTGTTGCGGTTATTGGTGGTGGGATCTCCGGAATTAGCACTGCTCTTTCACTGGCCCGGCAGGGAATAAAAACCAGGATCATTGAAGAGCGATCCACCATTGGCGGATCCATGGTAAAAATTGGAAAGGTCTTTTCTCCAGAAAAACTGGCAGAAGAATGTGCCATGTGCCTTTTAAACCCACTGGTTAACGAAGCTGTGGAAAACAAAAACATCAAAATTCTAACCAAAACCAAACTTTTAAGGGCCGAACGAAAGGCAGGGAACTTTAACTTAATAGTGGAAAAAAAACCCGGATTTGTAAAAGCAGAACGTTGCATTGCCTGCGGAAGCTGTGCTGAAGTATGTCCAGTGGAAGTGCCCAACTCATGGAATGAGAATATGACCATTCGCAAAGCCATATACAAATCATTCCCCCAGGCAGTTCCCGATGTGTATACTATTGACGAGGAAAACTGTATCCAGTGCGGAACCTGTCAGGAAACATGTAAAATGGATGCCATTGATTTTTCCATGGAAACAGAAGTCGTGCCAATCAACGTGGGATCGGTTATCATAGCCACAGGCCATGATAGGTTTGAATTGTCCAAAAGACCAGAATACGGATACGGGAGGTTCCCGGATGTGATTTCCCAGATGGAACTGGCACGGATCACCGGGGTAAATGGTCCCACCGAGGGGCAGTTACTGAGACCATCCAATGGCCAGGTTCCCAAGCGAGTGGTGATGATACAGTGTGTTGGCTCCCGTGATGAAAAACCAGATGGCAATCCTTACTGTTCCAAAGTCTGCTGTATGGTGGCCATGAAACATGCCAATGTCATAAAACATTACTACCCTGAAACCGAAGTCATAATCTGCTACACTGATATGAGAACTCCAGGAATGTACGAAAAATACCTCCGCTATGGACAGAATAAGGGTATTAAATTAATTCGTGGAAGAGCCGGGGAAGTCACCTGGAAAAATGATAAATTAGTGGTAAGGGTGGAAGAAAGCCTAGAGCACAGCCCACTGGAAATAGAAACAGACATGGTAGTTCTATCTGAGGCCATGGAGCCCTCTGAAGGAACCAAAAAGGTGGGAGAATTACTGGATGTTGGTCTAACCGAGGATATGTTCATTAGAGAGATCCATCCAAAAATAAAACCAGTCAACACAGATGTAGAGGGTATTTACGTTTGTGGAACAGCCCAGGGACCCAAAGACATTACGGACAGTGTTTCTCAGGCTAACGCTGCAGCGGCTAAGGTTGCAGAATTAATGAACGGTGACCTGGAGGTAGATCCCTTTGTGGCAACCATTGACACATCCCAGTGTAATTTATGCAACAAATGCATTGATACCTGTAAGTACAAGGCCATTTACATCCAGGAAGATAACATGGGCATTGACCCCATTGCCTGTAAGGGATGTGGTATCTGTCTTTCCCAGTGCCCTGAAGAAGCCATCAGTATCATGGGCAATGCTGATGAAAAGTTATTTGGTATTATTTCCGGTGTTCTTAAAGGAAAAGAAGAGGGAGAACGCATAATACTCACCTTCCTGGACAGTGTAGGATACCTGGCAGCAGACAACATGGGAATTAATAAGATACCCTACCCCGAATCCATTCGGATAATCAAACTCCCATCATCAAATCGTTTAATGACAAAACACATTTTATATGCATTCCAAAAGGGCGCTGATGGTATATTTTTAGGGGAATATCCTGATGATCTGATGTATCCCCATTTAAAAGAAAAAGTCAAACATTTAAAAGATATTCTGGAAGAGAATAATATAAATCCAAATCGTTTAACCCTTCATCGGGTTTACATACCTTACTTCAGAGGTTTGGCCAATAAATTAACCCTCTTTGATCAGGAAATTAGTTCTTTGAACCAGCAGTATCAGAAGGAAGATCATAGTGCGAAGGTTCTGGATGAACCTCTTGAATGAACTCTAGTTCGAAAATATCTTCCCTTTTTATTTTCTTTTCAAGATACCCTAATTTTTCAAGAACTGGGAGAAAATCCAGGGTGGATTTTATGTATTCTTCTGGTAGACTGGCACAGTACTTGGGAGAAATCTGGAAGGTTTCCAGTACGAAATCCACATCGATATTTCTCATCTGGCCAGCAGTAACTTCTGCAGCCTCAAGGGGCTGGTTGCGTATGAAATTGGATGCTGCTTCGTGTGCAATCAAAAAATCGTTGATCAAATCAGGTTTCTTGTTTATAAGTTCTTCCCTTACCACGATCCCATAACTGGGATTGTAAGACAATAATTTGCGGGTGGAATTATCAGTTTTGAATTTATTTCACGTGATGCCACTGTGGCAAGTGAGGTGTGCCTAATCTAGCTGCTATTTCACCATCATCTATGGCACGGGGTATAAAATCTGCCCAGGGGTAGTTAATGATGAATATATCCAGATCATAGATGAGGTCCCGTATTGTTATATAACTATTGTTAACTTATGGAATTTGGTATATAAAATTTTTGTATTAAAAATTCTCCCTAAAAAAAATGAGGAACACTTGGGAATAAATTATAGCTGAAAAATAATGGAATGAAATAAATGGGAATGTTTATCACAAGTAAAGGTGTTAACAAATGACTATAAAAGTAGCAGTCCCAGTAGCGATGGGAAGTACATCAACCAGCATTTTGGAATGGCTTCACAATTTTTGATTTTCGAATTAGATGATGATAGAACCTTTAAATTCATAGAGTTGAGGGAAAATAAGCCCACCTGCAGCACGGAAGGTCACAGTGAATTATCCATGGAAAAAAGTGTTAAATTAATATCTGACTGTCAGACAGTGCTTGCCGGCCAAATTAGTTCTGGAGCCATCGATATATTGTTAAAGAAGAATATAAACCCATACATAGCACCAACATTTATCGAAGATGCATTAGAACAATTGGCAGGACTTAAAAATGAAAAAAAATAATTTGAAAAAAAACCTAATAAATTTGATAACATCCTTAAATAAAACATCATAAAGAGCTTACAAACTCATTAGAGTGATCAAATGCCAATAAAAGTAGCTGCAGCCAGTAGCGATGGGAAACTTGTTAATCAACATTTTGGAAAGGCACAGAAATTCCTGATATTTGAAATAAAAGATAATGGAGAACAGGAATTCATTGAACTTAGAGAAACAGACCCTCGATGTGGTGGAGATCCTGATATAAAAGAAAAAACAATCGATTTAATTTCAGACTGTGATTTCCTGCTAGTGAGTCAGATTGGGCCCGGTGCCCAGAAAAAACTGTTAAGTAGAGGAGTTCAGCCTCTGATCATGCCTGTTTTTATTGAAGATGCTCTGGAAAAATTGTATTCACTAATGCAAGATGAATAATTTTATTCTGTGGATTTATATTCCTAAAGAATAATTTGAACTAAATTTTGGACTAATTAGGGTTAACTATTTATACCAAATCATTTATTAACAATTGTTATATAACTATAGTTATATTAATTAATTGAGTGAACATAACAATAGTTATATAAGTGGAGTTATATAAAATAAAAGGTGAAAAAATGGTAAAGATACCGGAATTAACAAGAGGAATTGCAAACGATATAACTGAAACCATTGGAAACACACCACTGGTCAGGTTAAATAGAATAAGCGAAGGTTTAGATGCAGAAATATTAGTAAAACTTGAATCATTCAACCCAATCAGCA
The Methanobacterium sp. Maddingley MBC34 genome window above contains:
- a CDS encoding choline dehydrogenase-like flavoprotein (PFAM: GMC oxidoreductase); translated protein: MGIKSEFGAYFISPHFSGQLVPLMAEKGFNAQNKDVVGLMVKIADEANGSLNEDGSITKPLTSSDQKLLTEGYDKAVEILTEIGVDPSSIVATPIRGAHPGGTAAMGKVVDRSLETEIKGLFIADASVIAQAPGDPQY
- a CDS encoding heterodisulfide reductase, subunit C; this translates as MRTLKLNEDSSKLANEVIGDLKASPSLELFKCIQCGMCTSLCPGARYSDYNPREMVKRVLDGDESVVFDDNIWNCFYCYTCNSVCPANNSASVVNQILRQMAINKGEQTERLAAFLTYGDSFLEIGIGSIPAAFFDVLVKDFGPEWLDLKMNLDSVRKDLGLGTVTLPEESIKEIDEILNVTGFTKKMGKIRGSK
- a CDS encoding heterodisulfide reductase, subunit B (PFAM: Cysteine-rich domain), with product MKKIPDKNILLFKTCLVSVEYPGVETSTTFLFDKLGVGYHRDERQSCCTGLGHYYDLFDQLSTTALAARNFWVAKDSGNPNIAVMCATCYAILKKSAEILNEDDEAREKINELLEEADLGKMVYHKGDIDPHKNIFHAAEVLYNKRDRFKDHTQQLDFSQFNIATHHACHYCKVHYEDTICGVRHPVLLDELTASCGVDTMEWYDQKRLTCGAGFRQRFTNNELSLSVTAEKLMSLKENETDIMLHMCPNCQMQFDRYQPVIEKKLGEKFNIFHLNISQFLALNMGADPYKVVGIQTHTIPVEPLLKKLGIEPVKKPMAREKIKADH
- a CDS encoding polyferredoxin, heterodixulfide reductase subunit A (PFAM: Methyl-viologen-reducing hydrogenase, delta subunit; Pyridine nucleotide-disulphide oxidoreductase) — its product is MNENDFALNPAKENLRVGVFLCRCGGNISDNVDMEKLRSSLDATVVEEFENLCSINGRKLIRDSIIDKHLDRVVVAACSPITHEKTFQKYVKPLNPYLMQMANIREQCSWVHSDKGKATAKAISLTVAAIEKARYSEPIDPLLRRTKKSVAVIGGGISGISTALSLARQGIKTRIIEERSTIGGSMVKIGKVFSPEKLAEECAMCLLNPLVNEAVENKNIKILTKTKLLRAERKAGNFNLIVEKKPGFVKAERCIACGSCAEVCPVEVPNSWNENMTIRKAIYKSFPQAVPDVYTIDEENCIQCGTCQETCKMDAIDFSMETEVVPINVGSVIIATGHDRFELSKRPEYGYGRFPDVISQMELARITGVNGPTEGQLLRPSNGQVPKRVVMIQCVGSRDEKPDGNPYCSKVCCMVAMKHANVIKHYYPETEVIICYTDMRTPGMYEKYLRYGQNKGIKLIRGRAGEVTWKNDKLVVRVEESLEHSPLEIETDMVVLSEAMEPSEGTKKVGELLDVGLTEDMFIREIHPKIKPVNTDVEGIYVCGTAQGPKDITDSVSQANAAAAKVAELMNGDLEVDPFVATIDTSQCNLCNKCIDTCKYKAIYIQEDNMGIDPIACKGCGICLSQCPEEAISIMGNADEKLFGIISGVLKGKEEGERIILTFLDSVGYLAADNMGINKIPYPESIRIIKLPSSNRLMTKHILYAFQKGADGIFLGEYPDDLMYPHLKEKVKHLKDILEENNINPNRLTLHRVYIPYFRGLANKLTLFDQEISSLNQQYQKEDHSAKVLDEPLE
- a CDS encoding hypothetical protein (PFAM: Dinitrogenase iron-molybdenum cofactor): MLTNDYKSSSPSSDGKYINQHFGMASQFLIFELDDDRTFKFIELRENKPTCSTEGHSELSMEKSVKLISDCQTVLAGQISSGAIDILLKKNINPYIAPTFIEDALEQLAGLKNEKK
- a CDS encoding hypothetical protein (PFAM: Dinitrogenase iron-molybdenum cofactor), which codes for MPIKVAAASSDGKLVNQHFGKAQKFLIFEIKDNGEQEFIELRETDPRCGGDPDIKEKTIDLISDCDFLLVSQIGPGAQKKLLSRGVQPLIMPVFIEDALEKLYSLMQDE